A stretch of Porites lutea chromosome 5, jaPorLute2.1, whole genome shotgun sequence DNA encodes these proteins:
- the LOC140938012 gene encoding uncharacterized protein KIAA1958-like, with protein sequence MASSSSNSRFADITSVEEFIEGQENENTRKKTEQNVALLKEFLRLKDESRPVEEIPPHELSSFISEFIITVRKKENNEDYEPTSLRAMMASFERYLKKKNYGYSIMRDVEFEKARTALKSKQRDLKKKGKGDKPNASVPLAEDDIKLLYDKGLLGKSTPEALLNTVWFNNTVYFGLRGCKEHRDMCWGDVQLRQTTNGEEFLEYTERQTKTRTGENPRDVRQIKPKMFSVQGSERDPVTVYKFYAEKRPSEMNDNNAPFYLAVNNCKKQDSSKPWFKKSAVGVNKLNSLMKKMAEKAGMGPNQVKMSRTLSELMSGNVHSLEKTNSSQVGECSTDPSASSAGRSVADHHQQAMSLFTGAVIHGGQFSISINSLNQSPKLAIQEVEVKSSPKRYKRLKVLDSDSD encoded by the exons ATGGCGTCTTCTTCGAGCAATTCAAGGTTTGCAGATATAACTTCAGTAGAGGAATTTATTGAaggacaagaaaacgaaaacaccaggaagaaaactgaacagaaTGTTGCTTTGCTTAAGGAGTTTTTGAGGCTAAAAGATGAGTCAAGGCCTGTAGAAGAAATTCCCCCACACGAACTGAGTTCATTCATCAGCGAATTTATCATaacagtaagaaagaaagaaaacaacgaagaTTACGAACCCACTTCCTTGCGTGCTATGATGGCCAGTTTTGAACGgtatttaaagaagaagaattacGGCTACAGCATTATGAGAGACGTCGAGTTTGAAAAAGCACGAACggcattaaaatcaaaacaaagagatctcaagaagaaaggcaaaggcgATAAACCAAACGCTTCAGTTCCCCTCGCAGAAGACGACATAAAACTGCTGTATGACAAAGGATTGTTAGGAAAGTCAACTCCTGAGGCTCTACTGAATACAGTTTGGTTCAACAACACAGTCTATTTCGGTCTCCGTGGTTGTAAGGAACACAGAGACATGTGTTGGGGCGATGTGCAACTACGCCAAACTACAAATGGCGAGGAATTTTTAGAGTATACTGAGAGACAAACTAAGACTCGAACCGGAGAAAATCCCAGAGATGTCAggcaaataaaaccgaaaatGTTTTCGGTTCAGGGAAGTGAAAGAGATCCcgtcactgtttacaaattctACGCGGAGAAAAGACCGTCGGAAATGAACGACAACAACGCGCCATTTTATCTAGCAGTAAATAACTGTAAAAAACAAGATTCTTCTAAACCATGGTTTAAAAAGTCAGCCGTTGGCGTGAACAAGCTGAAttcgttaatgaaaaaaatggcagaaaaagcCGGGATGGGGCCCAAT cAAGTAAAAATGTCTCGTACTTTAAGTGAACTGATGTCCGGGAATGTGCATAGCTTAGAGAAAACTAATTCATCTCAAGTTGGAGAATGCTCCACTGATCCTTCAGCTAGCTCGGCGGGTCGCTCGGTGGCAGATCATCACCAACAAGCGATGTCGCTTTTCACGGGCGCTGTTATTCATGGAGGTCAATTCAGCATTTCTATTAACAGCCTCAATCAATCCCCGAAGTTGGCAATCCAAGAAGTTGAGGTAAAGTCTTCTCCAAAGAGGTACAAAAGGCTAAAAGTACTGGACTCTGACTCTGATTAG